One stretch of Actinacidiphila sp. DG2A-62 DNA includes these proteins:
- a CDS encoding nuclease-related domain-containing protein, which produces MVMLLVVAAAVAWYLQAQQRPGAGSSAAAQARRLRSPLVRLAELLGVQTVRGRQAKQWAAGSVGEKRTAARLKPLARQGWTVLHDRALPTGRANVDHLLVSPRGVVVVLDSKKWSARYPLRVVGGRLLHGDRDVSARLDGIRHEARAVSAALGCPVIPLVSMEGPAESPHPRGEWVLDSIRIVPAHQVLAVLHSLDRRYRAAGEHPGPRAAALFPAYRRK; this is translated from the coding sequence ATGGTCATGCTCCTCGTCGTGGCCGCTGCCGTCGCCTGGTACCTCCAGGCCCAGCAGCGCCCCGGCGCGGGCTCCTCCGCAGCCGCCCAGGCCCGCCGCCTCCGCAGTCCGCTGGTCCGCCTCGCCGAACTCCTCGGCGTCCAGACCGTGCGCGGTCGCCAGGCGAAGCAGTGGGCCGCCGGTTCGGTGGGGGAGAAGCGCACCGCGGCCCGCCTCAAGCCCCTCGCCCGCCAGGGATGGACGGTCCTTCACGACCGCGCCCTGCCGACCGGCCGGGCCAACGTGGATCACCTGCTGGTCAGCCCGCGCGGCGTCGTAGTCGTCCTCGACAGCAAGAAGTGGTCCGCCCGCTACCCGCTCCGGGTCGTCGGCGGCCGCCTCCTGCACGGCGACCGGGACGTCAGCGCGCGGCTCGACGGTATCCGCCACGAGGCCCGCGCCGTGTCCGCTGCCCTCGGGTGTCCGGTGATCCCGCTCGTGTCCATGGAAGGTCCGGCGGAAAGTCCGCACCCCCGAGGCGAATGGGTGCTCGATTCCATTCGTATCGTCCCGGCCCACCAGGTCCTCGCCGTCCTGCACTCCCTGGACCGCCGCTACCGCGCGGCGGGGGAGCACCCCGGCCCCCGCGCCGCCGCCCTCTTCCCCGCGTACCGAAGGAAGTGA